The Campylobacter hyointestinalis subsp. hyointestinalis nucleotide sequence TATCAGCCTAAAGTCAAGTGACGTTGCTAAAACTATGGAGGCTTATAGGACTTTAAGGCCGCTTGTAGAGTATCCGTTTCATCTTGGAGTGACTGAAGCAGGAACTGCTTTTCACGCTACTATAAAGTCTGCGATAGCACTTGGAGGTTTGTTGCTTGAGGGTATCGGCGATACGATGAGAGTGAGCATAACAGGAGAACTTGAAGAAGAGATAAAAGTAGCTCGTGCCATACTTCAAGATAGTGGTCGCCAAAGATCTGGGCTAAATATCATCTCATGTCCTACTTGTGGTAGATTGCAAAGTGATCTTATGAAAGCCGTGAAAATAGTAGAAGAAAAAACCGCTCATATAAGTGAGCCTTTAAACGTAAGTGTAATGGGATGTGTGGTAAATGCGATAGGAGAAGCAAAAGGTGCAGACGTAGCGATCGCTTTTGGTAAAGGAAATGGGCTTATTATGCGGCATGGCGAAGTTGTGGCAAAACTAAAAGAAGATGAGCTAGTGGATAGATTTTTAAGCGAGATAGATGATGAGATCAAGCAAAGGACCGGCAAATAATGATCAATGAAGTAGGGCAAAATTTATATGATTTAGATATGGAAAGATCGATCTTAAGCGCGATCTTATTTAGTGAAGACAATATCGGCGAGATATATGATCTCATTTCTCCAAGCGACTTTTATCTAAAAGGACACGCCGATGTTTATAGTGCGATGGTGGAGTGTTTAAATCACGATGAGCCAATCGATCTTGCATTTATAAAAAAACGTCTTGCAAATAACTTTGATGACAAGGTTTTTACTGAAATCATTACTACAAATTCGATTTTAGATATCAAAAAATACGCCCTAGAACTAAAAGAAAAGTCTATAAAGCGCTCATTAGTAAAAATGGCTCATAAGATACCAAATAAGGTAAATGAAGATAAAGCAAGTCGCGATATAGTTGATGAAATAAGTGGCGAAATTTACTCTCTTGTAGATAATTCAAATGGTGGGGTTATCAAAGAGAGTAAAGAGATAATAGAGGGCGTCATAAAAGAGATAGAAAAGCAAAAAACACTTATAGATAAAGACGTAGTCGGTGTAGATACCGGATTTAAAAGATTAAATGAGATGACAAAAGGCTTTAAAGACGGCGATCTTGTCATCATCGCGGCTCGTCCTGGTATGGGAAAGACGGCTTTTGTGTTAAATTTAGTTCAAAAAGTTTTAAATCAAGATCTAGGTGTAGTATTTTTTTCACTAGAGATGCCAGCCACTCAGCTTATGCTAAGACTGCTTAGCGCTAAGACTTCGATCCCACTTCAAAACTTAATGACAGCAGATATGGATAATGATGAGCTCTCAAGGCTTAGCGATGCTTGCGATGAGATATCTAGAAAAAAACTTTTTGTATATGACAGTGGAAATGCTACTATCCACCAAGTAAGAACACAAATGAGAAAGCTAAAGGCGTCCCATCCAGAGATCAAGCTTTGCGTGATCGATTATATCGGTTTGATGACAAACTCTTCTGCTTACAGCGACAGGCATCTACAAATAGCTGAAATTTCGCGTGGGTTAAAACTTTTAGCTAGGGAGCTAAGTTTGCCAGTTATCGCTTTGTCTCAGCTGAATCGTAGCTTGGAAGCTAGAGCCAACAAGCGTCCGATGCTTAGTGATCTAAGGGAATCTGGGGCCATAGAACAAGACGCAGATACGATACTTTTTGTATATCGAAACGAAGTTTATCTTGAACAAGAAGAGAAAGAAAGAGAGCAAAAAGCAAAGCTTGAGGGTAAAATGTATGAGAAAAAATTTGTTCCAAACAAGATAGAAGAAAATGCCGAGATAATAGTCGGTAAAAATCGTAACGGACCTACTGGAACTGCTGAGATGATATTTCAAAAAGAATTTACTCGCTTTGTGGATAAAAGCTATTCATCTCCAGTCGAAAGCAGTGAGTTTAACGGCTAAATTTAAATATAAATTTGATTATTTTTTAAATTTAAACAGCCAAAACATAGATATGGCTATAAAAAATATCATAGCTATAAATACCATAACGGTGCCGTTTGCTCCACTTAAAAACATATCTCCGGTATTCATTCCAAAAAATCCGGTTATCAAATTTAATGGCAAGAAAAAAGCAGATATCATAGTAAGTATATATAAGTTTTTGCTATGTTTTTGATCTTTTATAGAGTTGTAATAACTAAATATAATAGACAGCCTTGATGATGTATCGTCTATGATCTTGTCTATTCTTTTTAGCGATTGCGTATCATTTTTAAACTCTTTTTTATAACCGTTAAACTCATCTACGAAGTCATTTAACGCTACCATAAAATACTCGTGAAGTATGGCTAGAAGTGAAAAATTTCTTTTTAGTTTAAAATAAACGCTCAAAAAACCACTATCAAATTTGTTTTTGTATATAACATTTTCTATGTTTATGACTTCTTCTTCGTATTTATCTAGTGTAGTTTTAAAATACCCTAAAGCATCATCAACTGCTTTTTTAAATTTAGCAAAATCGGTTTTTATAAATTTATCTTGCACCTTTTCAAATATCTCATCTCCTAAAAATACAAATCCAGCATTTTGACTATGAAAATCTGTGCTTATGATGAGTAGTTTGTAGTTTTCAGTGCTAAAATATCCACTTCTACTAGATACTTTTTCTAGCTTTTTTCTATGTTCGTCATTTATCATAACACGCCTCTTTTTGCGTAAAATTCTTTTTTAAATTCTTTGAACTTACCTTGTATTATCGCTTCTCTCATCTGTTTTACTAAATTTAGATAATAATGCAGGTTATGAAGACTTGCAAGTCTAAAAAACGTAAGCTCTCTAGCTTTATAAAGATGATTCAAGTATCCGCGACTAAAGTTGCGACAAGTATAGCAGTCGCACTGCGGATCGATCTTATTATCATCTTTGATAAACGCCGCAGCTTTTATATTGACTTTGCCAAAACTCGTAAAAAGCGTACCGTTACGTGCGTTTCTTGTAGGCATAACGCAATCAAACATATCCACGCCACGCTCTACATTTTCTACTAAATCCTCAGGAGTTCCCACGCCCATTAAGTAGCGTGGGCGATCTTTGTCTATGAAAGGCATAACTGCTTCAACCGTGTCATACATCTCTTCGTTACTCTCTCCAACGCTTAGTCCTCCTATAGCAAGTCCGTCAAACTCCATCTCGCAAAGCGCCTCAGCGCAGAATTTTCGTGCATTATAGTCAGTTCCGCCTTGAATGATTCCAAAGATATTTTGACTCTCGCCAACGCCTTTTTGCTTATTTGATTTGTGATATTCACTGGCTATTTTCGCCCAGTTTATCGTCCTTTTTATGCTTAGTTCAACTCGCTCAAAGCTAGCTGGAAGCGCTACAAGATCATCAAGTATCATCATAATATCGCTTCCTAAATCATATTGCGTATCAAGTACGCTTTTAGGTGTAAAATAGTGCGTACTTCCATCTATATGGCTTTTAAATTTGATCCCATTTTCATCTGGTTTTGAGATCTTTGATAGTGAAAATGCTTGAAATCCACCACTATCGGTTAAAAAACTTCTATCAAATTTACTAAAACCATGTAACCCGCCAAACTCCCTTACGACCTTGCTTGTCGGGCGTAAATATAAATGATAAGTATTTGCTAGTATTATTTTTGTGTCTAGAATTTCTTTTAGATCTATGGCGTCTAGGCTTTTTACAGCTCCAAGTGTTCCAACAGGCATAAAAATGGGAGTTTGGATCGTCGAGTGCGCTGTTTTTAGGGTACAAGCTCTGGCGTTACCGTCTGTTTTATCTATTTTAAAATTCATTTATGATACAATTCCTTTTTTAATTTTTGGAGATTTTATGAAAAATATCTTGATAATTGCGGACGGTATTTTAGCAAATCATTTCTTAGAAAGGCTTTTTAACAGTAGAAATAATAGCCTTCACAATTATACGATAATAACTTATAATGATGAAACTCTTCCGCAAAATAGGGCAAATTTTGAAAATTTTAATTTTTTAAATTTTGATCCGACGAGTTTTTCTAAGCTTAGACTTCATATAAAATCGGAATTTGAAAAAATAATGATAATTATGGAGAGGGAGCTTGACGCAAGAAGTGTATATGAAAATTTAAAAAAGATAAATCAAAAAGTAGAGATCGACATAATGGATTTTTGGGGTTTAGAAGATAAGCTAAATAATGATTATCTTTTAAGGCTTATAGATGTAAGAAAGATCTTAAGCTCGAGATTTATGGACTTTTTACCAGATGTTCCTGTTATCGCCGACAATATCGGGCTAGGCATCGGTGAGATTATGGAAGTAAAAGTACCAAATGGAAGCAGCTACGCTTATCGCCACATAGGAAATATAAGAAAGAAAAAATGGAAAATAGCTATGATATATCGTCATCAAAACTACATCATAGCTACGCCAGATACGATCATTTTACCAAACGATGTTTTGCTCATAGTTGGAGAGCCAAGAGTTTTGGAGAGTGTTTTTAGAGCCGTAAAAAAAGAGCCGGGGCAGTTTCCAAGTCCGTTTGGAAATAACATTTATCTATCTTTGGATATGAAAAATATGAGTGAAAGTGCGATATTTGCTCTGATAAACGACTCTTTGTTGCTTCATTCTAAACTTAATAATAAAAAACTTTTCATAAACGTTATAAATCCGACTTTATCGCCTGTATTTGATGAGATCAAAAAATTACCATCTAAAAATATATTTGTTAATATAGACTATTTTACTTCGAATTACAATATCGCAAAAAGGGTTATGAGTGAGCTTGATATCGGCTTAGTGATCACAGATACCAAATTTTTTAAGAAAAATAAAAAAATGTTTTGGTCACTTAAAACTCCAGTTTTAAAGATAGGGAAAAGCGGATTTCCTTGTGTGAAAAGAGGTGTCGTAGTAGGAAATGAAGAGGACGCC carries:
- the ispG gene encoding flavodoxin-dependent (E)-4-hydroxy-3-methylbut-2-enyl-diphosphate synthase, whose translation is MQRYITKQISVGNVKIGGDAPISVQSMTFSKTRDVKATLEQINRLYFAGCDIVRCAVFNKEDIKGLEQVKKESPIPIVADIHFNYTYALEVAKFVDAIRINPGNIGGKQRIKAVVEACKENQIPIRIGVNSGSLEEQFEKAYGRSVKGMIESALYNIKLLEEFEFTDIAISLKSSDVAKTMEAYRTLRPLVEYPFHLGVTEAGTAFHATIKSAIALGGLLLEGIGDTMRVSITGELEEEIKVARAILQDSGRQRSGLNIISCPTCGRLQSDLMKAVKIVEEKTAHISEPLNVSVMGCVVNAIGEAKGADVAIAFGKGNGLIMRHGEVVAKLKEDELVDRFLSEIDDEIKQRTGK
- a CDS encoding replicative DNA helicase, with amino-acid sequence MINEVGQNLYDLDMERSILSAILFSEDNIGEIYDLISPSDFYLKGHADVYSAMVECLNHDEPIDLAFIKKRLANNFDDKVFTEIITTNSILDIKKYALELKEKSIKRSLVKMAHKIPNKVNEDKASRDIVDEISGEIYSLVDNSNGGVIKESKEIIEGVIKEIEKQKTLIDKDVVGVDTGFKRLNEMTKGFKDGDLVIIAARPGMGKTAFVLNLVQKVLNQDLGVVFFSLEMPATQLMLRLLSAKTSIPLQNLMTADMDNDELSRLSDACDEISRKKLFVYDSGNATIHQVRTQMRKLKASHPEIKLCVIDYIGLMTNSSAYSDRHLQIAEISRGLKLLARELSLPVIALSQLNRSLEARANKRPMLSDLRESGAIEQDADTILFVYRNEVYLEQEEKEREQKAKLEGKMYEKKFVPNKIEENAEIIVGKNRNGPTGTAEMIFQKEFTRFVDKSYSSPVESSEFNG
- a CDS encoding CorA family divalent cation transporter, whose protein sequence is MINDEHRKKLEKVSSRSGYFSTENYKLLIISTDFHSQNAGFVFLGDEIFEKVQDKFIKTDFAKFKKAVDDALGYFKTTLDKYEEEVINIENVIYKNKFDSGFLSVYFKLKRNFSLLAILHEYFMVALNDFVDEFNGYKKEFKNDTQSLKRIDKIIDDTSSRLSIIFSYYNSIKDQKHSKNLYILTMISAFFLPLNLITGFFGMNTGDMFLSGANGTVMVFIAMIFFIAISMFWLFKFKK
- the tgt gene encoding tRNA guanosine(34) transglycosylase Tgt yields the protein MNFKIDKTDGNARACTLKTAHSTIQTPIFMPVGTLGAVKSLDAIDLKEILDTKIILANTYHLYLRPTSKVVREFGGLHGFSKFDRSFLTDSGGFQAFSLSKISKPDENGIKFKSHIDGSTHYFTPKSVLDTQYDLGSDIMMILDDLVALPASFERVELSIKRTINWAKIASEYHKSNKQKGVGESQNIFGIIQGGTDYNARKFCAEALCEMEFDGLAIGGLSVGESNEEMYDTVEAVMPFIDKDRPRYLMGVGTPEDLVENVERGVDMFDCVMPTRNARNGTLFTSFGKVNIKAAAFIKDDNKIDPQCDCYTCRNFSRGYLNHLYKARELTFFRLASLHNLHYYLNLVKQMREAIIQGKFKEFKKEFYAKRGVL
- a CDS encoding COG3400 family protein gives rise to the protein MKNILIIADGILANHFLERLFNSRNNSLHNYTIITYNDETLPQNRANFENFNFLNFDPTSFSKLRLHIKSEFEKIMIIMERELDARSVYENLKKINQKVEIDIMDFWGLEDKLNNDYLLRLIDVRKILSSRFMDFLPDVPVIADNIGLGIGEIMEVKVPNGSSYAYRHIGNIRKKKWKIAMIYRHQNYIIATPDTIILPNDVLLIVGEPRVLESVFRAVKKEPGQFPSPFGNNIYLSLDMKNMSESAIFALINDSLLLHSKLNNKKLFINVINPTLSPVFDEIKKLPSKNIFVNIDYFTSNYNIAKRVMSELDIGLVITDTKFFKKNKKMFWSLKTPVLKIGKSGFPCVKRGVVVGNEEDAEYQSSVIMDCCTQLNFDIDFYHFDAKFDKKTDNLMEHFDSLSKIFNKKVNIIRDNQNPILKLRKRSDMLQFISFSIRVLDGGFFSIFSKDTDRLHYILDKNYQLFIPQSDKI